From a single Calothrix sp. NIES-2098 genomic region:
- a CDS encoding glutamine amidotransferase, which produces MTSQKFEITIGWLYPTLMSTYGDRGNVITIERRAQWRGFSVKVVPLDQNTTAENIKSVDLIVGGGAQDRQQEIVMRDLQGAKADAMREKIENGTPGVFTCGSPQLLGHYYEPGLGQRIEGLGILDLVSVHPGENTKRCIGNLVIEVTASRLAQDLKAMTGSTPYLVGFENHGGRTKLGKVEALGKVVYGLGNNGEDGTEGAFYQNAIATYSHGPLLPKNPFVADWLIQTALRLKYQQPITLEPLDDTLAMQAREAMFKRLKVNLPTPAAANV; this is translated from the coding sequence ATGACTTCTCAAAAATTTGAAATTACAATTGGTTGGTTATACCCGACGCTGATGAGTACCTATGGCGATCGCGGTAATGTAATTACTATAGAACGTCGCGCTCAATGGCGAGGATTCAGCGTTAAAGTTGTACCCTTAGATCAAAATACTACAGCAGAAAATATTAAATCTGTAGATTTGATTGTCGGTGGTGGCGCACAAGACCGCCAGCAAGAAATTGTTATGCGCGATTTGCAAGGTGCAAAAGCCGATGCTATGCGTGAAAAAATTGAAAATGGCACGCCAGGAGTATTTACCTGTGGTTCACCTCAGTTACTCGGACATTATTACGAACCCGGACTCGGACAGCGCATTGAAGGTTTGGGAATATTAGATTTAGTCTCTGTGCATCCTGGTGAAAATACTAAACGTTGCATCGGGAATTTAGTAATTGAAGTTACAGCTTCTCGCCTAGCGCAAGATTTAAAAGCGATGACAGGTAGCACGCCGTATTTAGTCGGCTTTGAAAATCACGGCGGACGCACCAAGCTGGGGAAAGTAGAAGCCTTGGGAAAAGTAGTTTACGGTTTGGGGAATAATGGTGAAGATGGGACTGAGGGAGCATTTTATCAGAATGCGATCGCAACCTATTCTCACGGCCCCTTGTTACCAAAAAATCCCTTTGTTGCAGACTGGCTAATTCAGACAGCGTTGCGGCTGAAGTATCAACAGCCAATTACCCTAGAACCATTAGATGATACTTTAGCTATGCAAGCACGGGAAGCCATGTTTAAGCGGTTGAAAGTAAATTTACCAACCCCAGCGGCGGCTAACGTTTAA